Proteins encoded together in one Micromonospora kangleipakensis window:
- a CDS encoding DUF1877 domain-containing protein, whose translation MAVTQQLARLSPGQLAACRSSVEELNKLCSFELLPSSDYLDLDWAPNPLLRAFELTQVSTSIVVALQRGLDGDAEINPAYRDGEDTVWEHPVTALEPDVVADVGTLLGQVEPEAVLAALSEDAACALLSIGMREFDGHPRPYLHRHLAALRDFYAHAARRRLAVALWWD comes from the coding sequence GTGGCCGTAACGCAGCAACTGGCACGACTCTCGCCCGGGCAGCTTGCCGCGTGCCGCAGCTCCGTCGAGGAGTTGAACAAGCTCTGTTCGTTCGAGCTCCTTCCCTCGTCGGACTACCTGGACCTCGATTGGGCACCGAACCCGCTTCTCCGCGCCTTCGAACTAACGCAGGTCAGCACGTCGATTGTTGTCGCGCTACAACGCGGGCTCGACGGCGACGCAGAGATCAATCCGGCGTACCGCGACGGCGAAGACACGGTGTGGGAGCATCCGGTGACGGCGCTCGAACCTGACGTCGTTGCTGATGTTGGGACGTTGCTCGGACAGGTCGAGCCGGAGGCGGTGCTGGCCGCCCTGTCGGAGGATGCCGCGTGTGCACTGCTGAGCATCGGAATGCGCGAGTTCGACGGCCACCCACGGCCATACCTGCATCGGCATCTCGCCGCGCTGCGCGACTTTTACGCACATGCGGCGCGGCGGCGGCTCGCGGTTGCCCTCTGGTGGGACTGA
- a CDS encoding SMP-30/gluconolactonase/LRE family protein, giving the protein MLVTPEGDVEQVADDLAFPNGMAISPDGATLVVAESYANRLTAYDIGGEGVLSNRHVWAETPADHPDGICMDAESAVWCADVGNQRCVRVREGGEVLATVGFDRGAFACALGRGRDPRLFVVGQTWGGSEPSQPSGRLVAFPAPAPGAGRP; this is encoded by the coding sequence GTGCTTGTCACCCCCGAGGGTGACGTCGAGCAGGTAGCCGACGACCTCGCGTTCCCCAACGGCATGGCGATCAGCCCGGACGGCGCGACCCTGGTCGTTGCCGAGTCGTACGCAAACCGGCTTACTGCCTACGACATCGGCGGCGAGGGGGTCCTCAGCAATCGACACGTGTGGGCAGAGACTCCCGCCGACCACCCCGACGGAATCTGCATGGACGCCGAGAGCGCCGTCTGGTGCGCCGACGTCGGCAACCAGCGCTGTGTTCGGGTACGCGAGGGCGGCGAGGTGCTGGCCACCGTCGGCTTTGATCGCGGCGCCTTCGCCTGCGCGCTCGGCCGCGGGCGGGACCCGCGGTTGTTCGTCGTCGGCCAGACGTGGGGTGGATCGGAGCCGTCGCAACCTAGCGGGAGGCTGGTGGCGTTCCCGGCGCCCGCACCGGGAGCCGGGAGACCTTGA
- a CDS encoding SMP-30/gluconolactonase/LRE family protein, whose product MSEAEVLMEGIVFGESPRWHDGRVWFSDWGANQVIALDADGSQEVVATVASFPMCIDFLPDGRLLVVDSAQRRLLRREPDGSLVEHADLSAVSDKPWNDIVVDDRGNAYVNSIVSTFPGGSSYRGWSCLSPPRVTSSR is encoded by the coding sequence ATGAGCGAAGCTGAAGTCCTGATGGAAGGCATCGTTTTCGGGGAGTCACCGCGCTGGCACGACGGGCGAGTCTGGTTCTCCGACTGGGGCGCCAACCAGGTGATCGCGCTTGACGCCGACGGCAGCCAGGAGGTGGTGGCAACCGTCGCGTCGTTTCCGATGTGCATCGATTTCCTGCCGGACGGGCGGCTGCTCGTCGTGGACTCGGCACAGCGTCGGTTGCTGCGCCGTGAGCCGGACGGGTCGCTGGTCGAGCATGCCGACCTGTCCGCGGTCTCGGACAAGCCGTGGAACGACATCGTGGTCGACGACCGGGGCAACGCCTATGTCAACAGCATCGTTTCGACTTTCCCGGGGGGGAGTTCGTACCGGGGCTGGTCGTGCTTGTCACCCCCGAGGGTGACGTCGAGCAGGTAG
- a CDS encoding acVLRF1 family peptidyl-tRNA hydrolase, with product MVKARPAAGGGRWVEISPERIRGWLDGFYSRHDGATEQGLVLTGVSNGDTATLYPPPGLADAKDVDTLLARIIRPPRIAVLLARKGAVAAGVADGTTITVSKVERFYVQGRTAAGGSSQQRYARRRANQAQAATQRAADIAAQIMLPHAPGVIADPHDAVSALVCGGDRSMIDAVLTDRRLSPLALLRHPHLLESAEPRLAVLEDAAVTARRIRVHLMP from the coding sequence GTGGTGAAGGCGCGACCCGCCGCGGGTGGCGGGCGGTGGGTGGAGATCTCACCGGAGCGGATTCGTGGTTGGCTCGACGGCTTCTACAGCCGCCACGACGGCGCCACCGAGCAGGGCCTCGTGTTGACCGGCGTGAGCAACGGTGATACCGCCACGCTGTATCCGCCGCCGGGGCTTGCCGACGCGAAGGATGTCGACACGCTGCTGGCCCGCATCATCCGACCGCCCCGGATCGCCGTGCTGCTGGCCCGTAAGGGCGCGGTTGCCGCCGGTGTCGCGGACGGTACGACCATCACCGTCTCCAAGGTCGAGCGCTTCTATGTGCAGGGTCGCACCGCGGCCGGCGGTTCCTCGCAGCAGCGCTACGCACGTCGCCGCGCCAACCAGGCCCAGGCTGCTACTCAGCGGGCTGCGGACATCGCCGCGCAGATCATGCTGCCCCATGCGCCCGGTGTTATCGCCGACCCTCACGATGCAGTCAGTGCCCTGGTCTGTGGCGGCGACCGGTCGATGATCGACGCGGTGCTGACAGACCGGCGTCTGTCGCCACTGGCGCTACTGCGTCATCCACACCTGCTCGAATCCGCCGAGCCCCGTCTGGCCGTCTTGGAGGATGCGGCGGTTACGGCCAGACGGATCCGCGTCCATCTGATGCCGTGA
- a CDS encoding NAD(P)-dependent alcohol dehydrogenase: MLRIENVPKPCPAARQVLVKIAATSVNLSDWETLQGSPLYSRIGGLRSPARRTLGSDIAGWVDAVGPAVTRFRPGDEVYGDNLMLKGGFAEYTIAPESVLARKPAALTFAEASAIPQAGVIAWQGTEGAAAGKRVLINGAGGGSGSFAIQLAKRLGAQVTGVDNAGKLDFMRSVGADEVIDYRSQDFTRSGPYDLILDLVAHRSVFAYRRALAAGGRYRCVGGSVSALLRVLTIGAVAGRLTHRRLGVLAVKEGPTHFEPVADLCATGDLAIHIDRTFTLDEVPEALAHVGNGRALGKVVVTVN; the protein is encoded by the coding sequence GTGTTGCGGATCGAGAACGTCCCCAAGCCCTGTCCCGCTGCCCGGCAGGTGCTCGTCAAGATTGCGGCGACCTCGGTCAATCTGAGCGATTGGGAGACCCTCCAAGGCTCGCCACTGTATTCGCGCATTGGTGGGCTGCGCTCCCCGGCACGCCGGACCCTCGGCTCGGACATCGCCGGATGGGTCGATGCGGTGGGCCCGGCCGTCACCCGGTTCCGACCCGGTGACGAGGTGTACGGCGACAACCTCATGCTCAAGGGCGGTTTCGCCGAGTACACGATCGCTCCCGAGTCGGTGCTGGCCCGCAAGCCCGCGGCACTGACCTTTGCCGAGGCGTCGGCGATTCCGCAGGCGGGCGTGATCGCGTGGCAGGGAACTGAGGGCGCCGCAGCCGGGAAGCGGGTCCTGATCAACGGTGCTGGCGGAGGGTCGGGCTCATTCGCGATCCAGCTCGCCAAGCGACTCGGCGCCCAGGTGACCGGCGTCGACAACGCGGGCAAGCTCGACTTCATGCGGTCGGTCGGCGCCGACGAGGTGATCGACTACCGCAGCCAGGACTTCACCCGCAGCGGCCCGTACGACCTCATCCTCGATCTGGTCGCGCACCGGTCGGTGTTCGCCTACCGCCGGGCACTGGCCGCCGGCGGCCGTTACCGGTGCGTCGGCGGATCGGTCTCGGCGCTGCTGCGCGTACTGACGATCGGCGCGGTGGCCGGCCGGCTCACGCACCGCCGGCTGGGCGTGCTCGCCGTCAAGGAAGGGCCGACGCACTTCGAACCGGTGGCCGACCTCTGCGCCACGGGCGACCTCGCCATCCACATCGACCGCACCTTCACGCTCGACGAGGTGCCCGAGGCGTTGGCCCACGTGGGTAACGGACGCGCCCTCGGCAAGGTCGTCGTGACCGTCAACTGA
- a CDS encoding YunG family protein: MTSEERDQRSVPLAIDLEMLRPVLRAGWGADTCDPHDVQDWHAGNAARGQCGVTALIIQDLLGGELILGEVLAGDAKVGYHYWNRLADGPEVDLTADQFQPPEVVVGGQVQQRPPGPPLRCRQQYEILRDRVFAALYGGNPRNSDGRPTGRARERRQISTPATVRHAMASAYDGGHNAPVSISAEGSPKARIVTALLRDDNRVLLCHRSPQRRWYPDVWDLPGGHVEPGELPGAALAREVREELGIDIAAPSGPPVQEVRADTFDMQIWLIEAWTGSPVNVAPDEHDAIAWFTEDALGELSLAHDSYLAMFNKVLGEHRA; the protein is encoded by the coding sequence GTGACGTCTGAAGAGCGCGACCAACGATCAGTCCCTCTCGCGATTGACCTGGAGATGCTGCGGCCGGTACTGCGCGCCGGCTGGGGAGCGGATACCTGCGACCCGCACGATGTGCAGGATTGGCACGCCGGCAACGCAGCCCGTGGTCAATGCGGGGTGACTGCCTTGATCATTCAGGACCTGCTCGGCGGAGAGCTGATCCTCGGCGAGGTCCTCGCCGGAGACGCCAAGGTCGGCTACCACTACTGGAATCGATTGGCCGACGGCCCCGAGGTCGACCTGACGGCTGACCAGTTCCAGCCACCGGAAGTCGTTGTCGGCGGTCAAGTTCAGCAACGCCCGCCGGGCCCACCTCTGCGATGCCGCCAGCAGTACGAGATCCTGCGGGACCGCGTCTTCGCAGCCCTCTACGGCGGCAATCCACGCAACAGTGACGGCCGGCCAACAGGCCGAGCGCGCGAACGGCGGCAGATCAGTACGCCGGCCACCGTTCGGCACGCCATGGCGTCGGCTTACGACGGGGGGCACAATGCGCCTGTGTCGATCTCCGCGGAAGGCTCTCCCAAGGCTCGCATCGTCACGGCGTTGCTGCGCGACGACAACCGGGTACTGCTATGTCACCGATCTCCCCAGCGCCGTTGGTATCCCGACGTTTGGGACCTGCCCGGTGGGCACGTGGAACCCGGGGAGTTGCCTGGCGCGGCACTTGCTCGAGAGGTTCGAGAGGAACTGGGCATCGACATCGCGGCGCCGTCGGGTCCGCCCGTGCAAGAAGTTCGTGCCGACACGTTCGACATGCAGATCTGGCTGATCGAAGCGTGGACGGGGTCTCCGGTCAACGTCGCGCCGGACGAACACGATGCCATCGCGTGGTTCACCGAAGATGCGCTTGGAGAACTATCCCTGGCTCATGACAGCTACCTTGCGATGTTCAACAAGGTTCTTGGCGAGCACCGAGCCTGA